The sequence below is a genomic window from Proteus vulgaris.
GATTTTATTTATATGCAGGATAATCCCTGTATGCATTGTGGTGCTTGTTGCGCCTATTTTAGAGTTTCGTTCTATTGGGCAGAAATGGTAAGTGGTGGAGGTGTGGTTCCTGATGAATTAACAGAACCGTTAACACCTTTTCTCTCTTGCATGAAAGGAACCAACTCTAAAAAACCACGTTGTGACAAACTGATTGGTGAAGTGGGAGAATGTGTAAGCTGTTCCATCTACGAACAACGCCCTTCTCCTTGTCGTGAGTTTCAACAATCTTGGGTAAATGGTATTCCTAATGAAGCTTGTGATCGTGCAAGAGCGGCTTATGGTTTGCCTCCATTAACTCACACCATCTTGCCTCACACCGCGTAAGACATCAGAGGGGTTAAGCCCCTCCTGATCATTTAATACTATCCAATATATTTATTTTTATAAAAAATAAAATTAAAAAACAAAAAATCATTATTAAATAATACGTTAGTTTGACTTTATTTTTAAATGACCTAGTATATAAGGTAATGAATTAATAACTTGTGTTTAGTGAGGTTTTTTATTTAAAAATAGCAATAAATTTGGAGGGCATTATGATCAGTAGCTCTTTTTTTATCCTTTTCCTTTCTTTTATCTGTTCTACTGCTGTCGTTAGTATGTTACTCGGTGGCTTAGAGGAATAATTATGAATATTTCTGATGAAAATATTCTCCCCCAGAAATAATGCCCATACTTTAGATAAAATCAGTATGGGCATTATTTTACTTATTGTTTAAATTTCAGTTTTATTTTACTGCTGTTACTTCTATTTTATTTTCCGCAAAAGACTAAACGCTTCAATTTTTCTTCATTCACCTATTTAGTAGGTAAAATGACCGGTTATTTTCCATGAAAATAAAACGTCTTCAGCGACTTGTCCAAACCCGATATTATGCATAACGAGATAGCGTTGGTTATCCCAGCTTTTCTTATTTACGACAATCCCAATATGAGGTCGCCCATTATCTAAACGCCAGCTAACAATATCGCCTGGAACATAATCTTCTGCATTTTTTGTAATTGGTTTTACTTTTCCTTTGCGTGTGAAAAAGACTTCTAAATTAGGAACCCTGCGGTGATCGATATTTGTATCAGGTTTATTTAATCCCCACATCCGTTTACTTGGGTAAGCTGAAAAATTTGCTTTAATATCTTCATGCAATAATTTTTGTAAATCGATATCAATGCCACGATAGCTACGAATGATCACATCACTACATACCCCTTTATAAGCAGGTACATCTCCCATTGGGTAATCTATTTTACGATAATCAGAGTCGTAAAATACGGCTCTTGGTAAATCAGTAGCGTACTCCACCAGCTTTTTATTTTGTTCTGAAGTTATCGCTTGGGCACTTGAAAAAGGCATAGTGAGTAAGAGTAAAACGCTAATTTTCATTATATTCACTG
It includes:
- a CDS encoding YkgJ family cysteine cluster protein, with translation MSKHSNDFIYMQDNPCMHCGACCAYFRVSFYWAEMVSGGGVVPDELTEPLTPFLSCMKGTNSKKPRCDKLIGEVGECVSCSIYEQRPSPCREFQQSWVNGIPNEACDRARAAYGLPPLTHTILPHTA
- a CDS encoding DUF1287 domain-containing protein, producing the protein MKISVLLLLTMPFSSAQAITSEQNKKLVEYATDLPRAVFYDSDYRKIDYPMGDVPAYKGVCSDVIIRSYRGIDIDLQKLLHEDIKANFSAYPSKRMWGLNKPDTNIDHRRVPNLEVFFTRKGKVKPITKNAEDYVPGDIVSWRLDNGRPHIGIVVNKKSWDNQRYLVMHNIGFGQVAEDVLFSWKITGHFTY